In Streptomyces sp. P9-A4, the genomic window ACGGAGCCGTTGATGGCGGCGATCCGGTCGAGCCAGACGCCGGTGGGCTGGCTGGAGATCCTGGTGCCGCCGGGCTCGGCCGCCGCCTTGGCGGACCACTCGGGGTTCACGTACACCTTGGCGCCGGCGTACGGGTTGTCCGCCTTGGTGCCGGCCGGAGGCGTGGTGGGCGGAGTGGTCGGCGGGGTCGTCGGGGGAGTGGTGGGCGGGGTGGTGGGAGGTGTGGTCGGGGGTGTCGTCGGGTCGGTGGCGCCGTTGCAGACGACGCCGTTCAGCTTGAAGGTGGCGGGCACGGCGTTGGTGCCGCTGTACGAGCCGTTGAAGCCGAAGGAGGTCGAACCGCCCGTGGTCAGAGTGCCGTTGTAGGAGAGGCTCTTCGCGGTGACGGCGGCGCCGGACTGGGTGATCGTGGCGTTCCAGCCCTGGGTGACCTGCTGGTTGCCCGCGTAGGACCATTCGAGGGTCCAGGAGGCCACCGGGTCACCGGTGTTGGTGACGGTCACGTTGGTGCCGAAGCCGGTGTTCCACTGGTTGCTGATCTGGTAGTCGACCTTGCAGCCGGGGGTGGCGGCGCCGGCGGTCGCCGTGCCGAAGACGGTGGCGGTGGCGCCGGTGGCCGTGATGAGGCCGAGGGCCGCCAGGAGGGCGGTGCGGCTGGTGTTTCTGGTGCGGCTCATGCGGGTGGGGATTCCTTTCGGAGGGGCCTCCGGGGGCCCTTAGGGGGTGAGACCGCGCAGGTGGTCGCGCAGCCCGATGCCGAATGCGGTGGGAGTGCCGTCGTACGAACTGATCAGCGCGGGACCGGAGTTGCAGTTCCAGGTGTTCCAGGTCCAGCCCAGGTACGAGAGGCCGCGGTCGTCGAACCACTTCATGACGCGGTCGACGAAGGCGTGTCCGCAGGTGTTCTCACCGATCTCGCCCGCGAGGAGGGGCACCTCGGCGGCCACCGGGGCGAGGGTGTCGTTCCAGCACGTCTCGTCGGTGCAGGTGTTGAAGTTGTAGACGTGCCAGGCGGCGGCCAGATTGCCCGCCGGGTCCGTGGGGCGGTACGTGAGCCACTGGCTCAGGTCGTTGGAGTACGCGAGGCCCGGGACGAGGACGAGGTTCCTCGAACCCGTGGCGCGGACCGCGTCCACCAGGTCCTGCATGCCGGCGACCTCGTAGCCGATGCCCGGACAGGTGCCGCCGTCGCGCCAGCAGGACCAGGCCTGGGTCGCGGTGGAGGTCGCCCGGTCCGGATAGGGCTCGTTGAACAGGTCGAAGACGACCCGCCTGTCGTTCTTGAAGGTGTTCGCCACCGAGGTCCAGAACGCCGGGGTGTACCGGGCGTCGGGCATGGGCTTCTGGCAGGTGGCGTGCACGTCGGAGCAGCCCGCCGAGTTGCCGGTGTACTGCCCGTACGTCCAGTGCAGTTCGACCACGGGGGTCATTCCGTGGGCGAGGACCTTGTTCACCATGTCCTTGACGGCGTTGATGTATTCCGCGCCCCGGTACTCGGGCTTGATGTTGTCCAGGCCGAGCCAGCACTCCTCGTTGAGGGGGATGCGGACCGTGTTGGCCTTCCAGTCGGCGATGGCCTTCACCGAGGCGTCGTCGGCGGGACCGTCCCAGATGCCGTAGCCCTGGACGCACATGAACTCGCCGCCGGAGCGGTTGACGCCGAGCATGCGGCGGGCCGCGCCGTTCTGATCGGTGAACTTGTTGCCGGACAGGCTGAGTTCGGGCGCGCCGGGGGCGGGGGTGGGAGGGGTGGTCGGTGGTGTGGTGGGTGGTGTGGTCGGCTCTGTGGGTGTGGGTGTGGGTGTGGGTGTGGGTGTGGGTGTGGGTGTGGGTGTGGGAGTCGGTGTCGTGGGCGTGCCCGTCTCGCACGGCGTGCCGTTGAGCGTGAACGCGGTGGGTGCCGTGTTGGCCCCCGACCATGAGGCGATGAAGCCGCCCGTGATCTTCGCGCCCGTGCCGAGCCCGGCGTTCCAGCCCTCGTTCACGACCGTGACGGCGGCCCCGGACTGGGACCACTTGCCGCCCCAGCCCTGACTGACGACCTGGCCGGCCGGGAAGCCGAACCCGAGGCTCCAGCCGTTCAGCGCGGCGCCGTTGTTGGTGACGGTGACCGCGCCCTGGTAGCCGCCGGCCCACTGGCCGACGACCGAGTACTCCACTGTGCAGACGGGTGCGGCCGCGGCTCCTGAGGCCGTACCCATGAGGGCGAGCGCGGTGCTCGCCATCGTGAGCGCCGCTCCGGAGAGCAGCGCGGACAGACGTGGGGGATGTCGCATGAGCGAGTCCTCGCAGCGAGGGCACACCCCTGACGGTGTGCCGACCGGACGGATTCGCTCCCACTGGTCGGGGCAGACCGTAGCGTCAACCGACGCCAAGCAAAAGAGGTGTTGGGTAAATTCCCCGCCGATTGCCTTCGACTCTTCACGCACCTTGACGCCGCCGCGCCCCAACTGCACAGTGGGAGCGCTCCCACTGGTTCAGAGCTTGTTTCCGGACACGTTCCGCTCTTCGCTCCCCCCGACCTCCCGAGCCGCGAGGAGAACCACCCCCATGCCACGCCTCCGACCAAGAACGCGCCCCCGCCGGCAGCTGACCGCGCTGGCCGCGGCGCTCTCCCTCCCCCTCGGGGCGCCCAGTTCACCTACAGCGGCGCCAACGCCGCCCCGGCCTCCTTCGCGGTCGACGGCACCCCCTGCACGGGCGCCCACCAGGCCCCGGTGGCCGTCCTCACCAGCCCCGCCCCCGGAGCCGTGTACAGCCAGGGCGACACGGTGCCGCTCGCCGCCACCGCCGCCGCGGCCGACGGCGCCACCGTCGGTCTCACCGTCGCCGCCGGACCCGCCCTCGTCGCCTCCCCGGGCCGGCTGGGGGTACGCCAGGGCGGCACGGGCGCCTTCGACCTGAAGCTCTCCACCGCGCTCACCGCGAACGTCACGGTGAGCGTCGCCCGTACCTCCGGAAACACCGACCTCACCGCGACCCCGGCCTCGCTCACCTTCACCCCGGCGAACTGGAACACCGCCCAAAAGGTGACCGTCGCCGCCGGGGCCACCGGCACCGGCTCGGCCGTCCTCACCGCGACCGCCCCCGGCCACGCCAAGGCCGAGGTCACCGTCGCGCAGCTGGCCGCGAACTCCAGTACGACGCCCGCTTCCTGGACCTGCACGGGAGGATCACGGGTCTGAGTAGTTGCGGTACAGGAAGGAGCGTTGAGATTGATCATGGCTCTGGGCGTGGGGTTCTCGGCGACCGTCTGTCCTCGGCACGGGCCGCCCGGGTGCTACCAGTGGCCGAACGGTCCCTCCTGGCCGGGCAGAGCCCCTAGGGCCTGTCGTCAAACTCCCGCCTGCCCCACGACGCCTGGCACGCGCTCTCGCCGCACCGGGCGAAAGCCCGAGTACGTCCAGTACGAGGGCTTCCGCCCGGCACGCCGAGAGCACGCACCAGACGCCGCGGGGCCGCCCTTCGGGCGACGACGGGAATTTGACGACAGGCCCTAGGACCGGGGCGTCTTCCGTGCGGTGGGCTGCGCAGATCATGCGCTGATGCTCCCCGCCATCGGGCCCGGAATGCTCCCGCCCCCCTGGAAGGCGGCGAAGTCGGCGTGCGCCTGCTCGACGGCTTCCGGGTATGCCTGCTGCTTCTCAAACTCGGCGAGCGCTCGGTAGATGCTGGACAGGCTCGGGTTCTGCCCCTTGCGCTTGCCGGTGGGGATGACCAGGTCGGGCTGGATCTGCTCGACCGTCTCACCGTTCGCCCGGCGCCGCAGGACGGTGTGGAGCATGTCGTCGGTGATGACCGGCGGCTGGCCGCCGTACGTGCCCTTGCGGGCCGCCGCATCGATCCCTTCCAGCGTCGACTCGCGGATGTTCTCGCGTTCGGTCTCTGCCATCGTGGCGAAGAAGGCGAACAGCAACCGGCCATGCCCGGCTGCGTCGTGGATCCCGGCCAGGGGACCTGCGAGCATCTCCAAGACCAGGCCGTGGGCGGCGAGCGCGGTCAACTCGGCGGCGTCCCGTCCGAGCCGCTTCATCTCGTAGACGGTGAAGATCACCCGGCAGTGCGGGGCGTGCGCCTTGATCTCCCGCGCGGCGAGCGCGGCCTCGAACTTGGGGCGGACCCGCACCCGGGTGCTGATCTTCTCGGCGAAGATCTTGTCCCGGGGGATGTTCTTGGCGGCAAGCGCGTCGAGCGCCTTCCGGCAGCCCGTTGGAAATCCGCGATGTCGACGGTCAGTGGCCGCCGCAGCGGCGACAGCATCACCGTCAGTGCCCCTCGCGGGTGGCCCTCAGCCCGTGAGGAAGGCTCCCTCGCGACAAGGGCGGCAGACGAAGACGTAGCCCAGCTGACCGCCGAGGTTCATCGCGGTCTCCCAGGTTGTCCCCTCCTCCAGGTGTGCCGCGAACTCCATGGTGCCGGTGCAGGAGGGGCACATGGGAAGGCGGTCGTCCTCAAGGTAGGAGGGACTGCCTCCGAGCGACCCGAGCACTTCGCGCTGTTTCCCGAATCGTTCTTCGGGTTCCCACTTCCATCCCGAGCGGGCAAGGTCGTAGGCGTCAGGCTCGATCCCTTCCTCGTCACAGGCATCTTCGGGGTCGATCGTCACGACGTGGGTGCGGATGGCCGAGGTGGCGGGCAGCAGCGTCAGTCCCGCCTCGGGTACGGCTACCGGCCGCAGTTCCTCCCGGGGAAACAGATAGACCCTGTTCGCGCTGGAACTCGCGTCCCAGAACTCACACGCCCCGGGGTCGTTCTGGCACAGGAACACCGACAGGACACCGTCCTCGACGGGGAGATGGGCGAAGAACTGAAGCGGTCCCCCGCAGCCGCACAGGGGCCAGGCGAATCCGGCAGGAGCCAGCGGCACGCCCCCGGTACGAGGGACGTCGGAATCGGCCGGTGCGGAGCCGTCGTAGATCATTAGCGTTGTCTGCATGGCGAGAGGCTACTGGCAGCCTGTGACAGGTTCGGGGGGAGCGGGCGCCTTGCGCGGGACACCTCGGATCAGCCCTCCTCCTGGTTCTCGTCCGCGGGGTCGGCCTCGTCCGGGTCGTGAAGGGGCCGCAGGCCCTGGGCGGGCTCGCTGGCGGCTATGTTGGACAGGTAGCGGCCCAGGAAGTTGGGTGGCGCTGTCCACGGAGCCGTCCTCGGCGAACGGGGTGACCGGGATGGCCACGACGTCCGCGAGCGCGGCCCTCATCGTCTCGAACCGCCCGGGGCCTGCCGCGTGCTCATCCGCTGTCCAGGGCGGAGTGGGGAAGGCGCGCTCGACGAACGAGGCGATGCGGTCGTGCACGGCACGGCCTGCCCCGTCGACGTCGCCCGCGAGGGCCGGCCGCGGGATCTCCTCGTGTTCGGCGGCCTCGCGCTCCCAGGAGGGGACGGCGGCCCAGGCGACCCTGGAGACCAGGGCGGCCTGGTCGCGGACCTCGTCGAGCATCCGGCCGAGCAGCGGGTTGCCGCAGGGCAGGTGGAGCGCGCGGTGGAACTCCCGGTTGGCCAGGGACCGTTCGGCCGGGTCTTCGGCGCAGGCGGCGCGCAGCAGGGCCTCGTGCGCCGGGTCGAGCGGTGCTCGGGAGACGACGGCGCGGCGCACCGCCTCGGGTTCCAGGAGGAGTCGTACGTCGTAGACGGCGCGGGCGGTCTCCGCGTCGACGGTGCGGACCGTGACGCCCTTGTGCTGGCTCAGCACCACGAGCCCGCTGCCCGCGAGGGTCTTGAGGGTATGAAGCCAATGGGGCGTTGGTGTTTCGTCAATGCCTCGCGCAAGCGGTTTCTGCGGCGCGGCCGCCTTGCGTGCGACGTCGTACGGCTACCGCCCTCGCGTAGGGCGGCGGCCCGTCCCGCCCCCGGGAAGGGGCGGAACGGGCCGTGGTGTCCGGTGCTCCGGCGGTTACTCGACGATCTTCAGGAGCTTGTTGGCGGTGCCGGGGCTCGCGTTGCCGATCTTGTCGGAGGTGGCTCCGCCGACGAGGGCGTCCGCGACCTGGGCGGGGGTGGCGTCCGGGTGGCCGGCGAGGTAGACGGCGGCGGCGCCGACCACGTGCGGGGTGGCCATGGAGGTGCCGGAGATGGTCTTGGTGCCGGTGTCGCTGTCGTTCCAGTCGGAGGTGATCTCCGAGCCGGGGGCGTAGAGGTCCACGACCGAGCCGAAGTTGGAGAAGCTCGACTGCTGGTCGCCCTCGGTGGAGGAGGCCACGGTGATGGCCTCGGTGACGCGGGAGGGGGAGCCCTGCCCGGCGTCGGAGGACTCGTTTCCGGCGGCGACGCCGAAGGTGACGCCGGAGGCGATGGCCTTCCTGACGGCCTCGTCGAGGGCGGGGTCGGCGCCGCCGCCGAGGCTCATGTTGGCGACGGACGGGCCCTGGTGGTTCTCGGTGACCCAGTCGATGCCCGCGATGACCTGCTCGGTGGTGCCCGAGCCGTTGTCGTCGAGGACGCGGACGGCGACGATCTTCGCCTTCTTGGCTATGCCGTGGCCGGTTCCCGCGATGGTGCCGGCGACGTGGGTGCCGTGGCCGTTGCCGTCCTGGGCGGTCCCGTCGTTGTCGACGGCGTCGAAGCCGTCGGAGGCGCGGCCTCCGAAGTCCTGGTGGCTGACGCGGACTCCGGTGTCGATGACGTACGCGGTGACGCCCTCGCCGGCGGCGTCGGGGTAGGTGTACTTCCGGTCCCCGGCGGTGTCGGTCTGGTCGACGCGGTCCAGGCCCCAGGACGGCGGGTCCTCCTGGGTGGCGCTGATGTGGAAGGTGCGGTTCTGGACCACCTTCGCCACCGAGGGATCGGCGGCGAGCCGCTTGGCCTCTGTCTCGGTGAGGTTGTTGACGGAGAATCCGTTGACGCTGGAGTCGTAGCTGCGGCGCAGGGTGCCGCCGTACTCCTTCGCCAGCTCGGACTTCCCGGCCTTGTCGGTCTTTCCGTCGAGCAGGACGACATAGCTGCCCGCCACGGCGTTCTGGGCGCCGAGGCCGTAGACGGTCCCCTCGGCGGGCGCCGGGCTCGCCCCGGCGAACGGGCCGACGGCGACGGTCACGCCCGCCGCCGCAACGATCGCAGTCGCGACGGCGAGGGTGTTCCTGAGGGTGCGGGCACGCTTGTGAGTTGCCATGAAATGGCCTCTTCTCGTCAGGATTTGTGGGGGGTTGGGCCGCCGACGGGAAACTCTTCGGCGGCCTGCTCGAAACCCTGACCGATTGACGAGTGCAAATCAAAGGGCCTTCACAGATCCATGACCTTCTCGCCAAGGTTTCTTGGAAAGAAAAGGGACACTTCCGTGCAACTCACCTTTCGGTGATGGGGTGTCGCAGGGCGGCCGGCCCGGGCCGCCGGTCTCAGCGAACGCCGAGGAGGTGTTCCAGGGCCAGCTGGTCGAGGTGCTCGAAGGCCATCGAGCGGGCCGCCGCCGCGTCCGCGTCGAAGGTCTCGTACGCCGTCGGGTCGGCGAGCAGCCCCGCGAGACCGTCGGCGGCCGTGGGGACGGAGAGTTCGGGCAGCCGGGAGGCGGACAGGGCGCCGCGGACGTCCGGGTCCGCGCGGAAGGCCGCCGTGCGCTCCTTGAGGACGAGGTAGTTGCGCATGCAGTTCTTCGCGGACTCCCACACCCCGTCGGTGCCGTCCGTGCGCACCGGCTTGAAGTCGAAGTGGCGCGGGCCCTCGTAGCCGGCCGACTCCAGCAGGTCCACCAGCCAGAACGCCTGGCGCAGGTCGCCCGCCCCGAAGCGGAGGTCCTGGTCGTACTTGATGCCCGACTGGCCGTTCAGGTCGATGTGGAAGAGCTTGCCCGCCCACAGTGCCTGCGCGATGCCGTGCGGGAAGTTCAGTCCGGCCATCTGCTCGTGGCCGGTCTCCGGGTTCACGCCGACGAGTTCGGGGCGCTCCAGGCGCTCGATGAAGGCGAGCGCGTGGCCGATCGTGGGCAGCAGGATGTCGCCGCGCGGCTCGTTCGGCTTGGGCTCGATGGCGAAGCGCAGGTCGTAGCCCTGCTCGGTGACGTACTGGCCGAGCAGGTCGAAGGCCTCCTTGAGCCGGTCGAGGGCGACCCTGACGTCCTTCGCCGCACCGGACTCGGCGCCCTCCCGGCCGCCCCATGCCACGTAGACGCTCGCGCCGAGCTCGACGGCGAGGTCGATGTTGCGGAGCGTCTTGCGGAGGGCGAAGCGGCGTACGTCCCGGTCGTTGGCGGTGAAGGCGCCGTCCTTGAAGACGGGGTGGGTGAAGAGGTTCGTGGTGGCCATCGGCACCGCGAGTCCGGTGCGGTCGAGTGCGGCGCGGAACCGCTTGACGGCCGCGTCGCGCTCGCCTTCCGGGGCGCCGAAGGGGATGAGGTCGTCGTCGTGGAAGGTGACGCCGTACGCGCCGAGGGCGGCGAGCCGCTCGACCGTCTCGACGGGGTCGAGGGCCGGACGGGTGGCGTCGCCGAAGGGGTCGCGGCCCTGCCATCCCACGGTCCACAGGCCGAAGGTGAAACGGTTCTCGGGGGTGGGTGAGAAGCG contains:
- a CDS encoding cellulase family glycosylhydrolase gives rise to the protein MRHPPRLSALLSGAALTMASTALALMGTASGAAAAPVCTVEYSVVGQWAGGYQGAVTVTNNGAALNGWSLGFGFPAGQVVSQGWGGKWSQSGAAVTVVNEGWNAGLGTGAKITGGFIASWSGANTAPTAFTLNGTPCETGTPTTPTPTPTPTPTPTPTPTPTPTEPTTPPTTPPTTPPTPAPGAPELSLSGNKFTDQNGAARRMLGVNRSGGEFMCVQGYGIWDGPADDASVKAIADWKANTVRIPLNEECWLGLDNIKPEYRGAEYINAVKDMVNKVLAHGMTPVVELHWTYGQYTGNSAGCSDVHATCQKPMPDARYTPAFWTSVANTFKNDRRVVFDLFNEPYPDRATSTATQAWSCWRDGGTCPGIGYEVAGMQDLVDAVRATGSRNLVLVPGLAYSNDLSQWLTYRPTDPAGNLAAAWHVYNFNTCTDETCWNDTLAPVAAEVPLLAGEIGENTCGHAFVDRVMKWFDDRGLSYLGWTWNTWNCNSGPALISSYDGTPTAFGIGLRDHLRGLTP
- a CDS encoding S8 family peptidase, whose amino-acid sequence is MATHKRARTLRNTLAVATAIVAAAGVTVAVGPFAGASPAPAEGTVYGLGAQNAVAGSYVVLLDGKTDKAGKSELAKEYGGTLRRSYDSSVNGFSVNNLTETEAKRLAADPSVAKVVQNRTFHISATQEDPPSWGLDRVDQTDTAGDRKYTYPDAAGEGVTAYVIDTGVRVSHQDFGGRASDGFDAVDNDGTAQDGNGHGTHVAGTIAGTGHGIAKKAKIVAVRVLDDNGSGTTEQVIAGIDWVTENHQGPSVANMSLGGGADPALDEAVRKAIASGVTFGVAAGNESSDAGQGSPSRVTEAITVASSTEGDQQSSFSNFGSVVDLYAPGSEITSDWNDSDTGTKTISGTSMATPHVVGAAAVYLAGHPDATPAQVADALVGGATSDKIGNASPGTANKLLKIVE
- the xylA gene encoding xylose isomerase, which produces MTERFSPTPENRFTFGLWTVGWQGRDPFGDATRPALDPVETVERLAALGAYGVTFHDDDLIPFGAPEGERDAAVKRFRAALDRTGLAVPMATTNLFTHPVFKDGAFTANDRDVRRFALRKTLRNIDLAVELGASVYVAWGGREGAESGAAKDVRVALDRLKEAFDLLGQYVTEQGYDLRFAIEPKPNEPRGDILLPTIGHALAFIERLERPELVGVNPETGHEQMAGLNFPHGIAQALWAGKLFHIDLNGQSGIKYDQDLRFGAGDLRQAFWLVDLLESAGYEGPRHFDFKPVRTDGTDGVWESAKNCMRNYLVLKERTAAFRADPDVRGALSASRLPELSVPTAADGLAGLLADPTAYETFDADAAAARSMAFEHLDQLALEHLLGVR